The Deltaproteobacteria bacterium genomic sequence CGCACGAGCACATCGCCGCAAAGGTGAGGGGACTTCTGGAGGAGCGCCGATGAACAGGAGGTTCGGCGGCAGGACAGCCCTGGTGACCGGTGCAAGCCGCGGCATAGGCAGGGCCATAGCGCTCCGGCTGGCGGCCGAGGGCGCGAAGGTGGCCGTCTGTTACAGGAGCGACGAGGCCGCGGCGCTGCGGGTGCTCGATGAGGTGAGGGGGCTCGGCGCCGAAGGCATCGCCGTGAGGCTCTCGGTGCGGGAGCGGCCCGTCATAAGAGAAGCGCTCGCCGCCACGGTCTCGGCCCTGGGAGAGATAGACGTGCTCGTCAACAATGCCGGCGTCAACCGCCCCGAGGACTTCGACCGCATAAGCGACGAGGACTGGGACGAGGTGGTGGGAACGAACCTCACCGGCGCCTTCAAGGTCACGCAGGAGGCCTTGCCGAAGATGCGCGACGGCGCGGCGGTGGTCAACATCTCCTCGGTGAGCGGCCAGTACGGCGGGCCGAGGACGACCCATTACTGCGTCTCCAAGGCCGGTCTCATAGCGCTCACGCAGAATCTCGCCATCTTCTGCGCGCCTCGCGGCATAAGGGTGAACGCCGTGGCTCCCGGCCTCATAGCCACGGAGATGGCCTCGGCCGCCAAGGGGCTCGGCGTTGAAGAGAAGATACTGCTTCGGCGCATGGGCACGACCGGCGAGGTGGCCGCCGCCGTGGCCTTCCTCGCCTCCGACGACGCCTCGTACATAACGGGCCACACGCTCAACGTGAACGGGGGGCTCCACCTTGGCTGAGACGCTTCTCATAGTGGGGGCCGGCGTGGAGCAGGTGCGGGCCTACAGGCTCGCAAAAGAGATGGGACTTCGCGTCGTCGGTACCGACATGGACCCAGGGGCCCCGGCCTTCGAGTACGCCGACGAGAGGATAATAGCCAGCACCCGCGACGTGGACGAGACGCTGCGGGAGGTGCGCCGTTACGCCTCCTCCCATCCCGTGGACGGTGTGATGACGCTTGCAAACGACGTGCCCCTGACGGTCGCCGCGGTGGCCGCCGAACTCGGCCTTCCGGGCATCCCCGTCGAGTCTGCCGCCCTTGCGGCCGACAAGGCCGCCATGAAGCGGCGCTTCGAGGAGGCCGGCGTGGCGACGCCGGAGTTCATGGAACCGGGCTCGGCCGCCGACCTCGATGCCGCGGCCCGCAGGCTCGGGCTGCCCTTCGTGCTCAAGCCCGCAGACGGCCGCGGGGCCCGCGGAGTGCTCCTCGTGGGAGACGACACCGACAGGGAGTGGGCCTGGCGCACTTCCCTCTCCTTTTCTCAGGGCGGGCGGCTCATGGCCGAACGCTTCGTGCGGGGGCGGCAGATAAGCACCGAGTCCGTCGTGCTCGGCGGGCGCTGCCTCACCCCCGCCTTCTCGGACCGCAACTACGAGTACCTGGAGCGCTACGCGCCCTTCGTGATCGAAAACGGCGGCACCATGCCGGCGCTGCTGACCGACGGGGAGCGCCGCAGGATCGGCGATCTCGTGGAAGGGGCGGCCCGCGCCCTCGGCGTCGACGACTGCACGGTTAAGGGCGATATCGTGCTCGACGAGGAGCGCGGCGGAGAACCCCTCGTCATAGAGCTCGCCCTCAGGCTAAGCGGTGGCTACTTCGCAACCGACCAGATACCCGAGTCCGTGGGTGTCGACCTCGTGGCCCTCTCCATACGGCTGGCCCTCGGCCGAAAGGACGGCATCGGCGAGGACGAGTGCCTGCCCCGTTTCGAGCGCGGCGCGGCCATAAGGTTTTTCTTTCCGCCGCCGGGACGTATCGTGAGCATGGAGGGCGCCGACGGACTATCCACCATGGCCGGCGTGCGGCTCTGGGGCATCTACCGCCGCGCCGGTGACGTGCAGCCGCCCATACGTTCCCACGCGGACCGCGCAGGCTTCGTACTCGCCGGAGGAGCGACGCGGCGCGAGGCGGTGAGAAACGTCGAGCGGGCGATGGAGAGTGTCAAGTTCCGTGTCGAGCCGCTGAAAGAAGACGAGAGGGGCTGTTGATGACTGACGGCGATATGCTGGAAAAAAACCTCGAGGTCATCGGGAAGAAGGATTACGGCCTTGCCATGGCGCTCCGACGGCCGGAGCTCAACGGCGTGGAGATCGAGGAGGCGAGGAGCGGCGCCTTCACCTTCCGCTACGAGGGGCGCTGGTTCCACAGCCGCTACGACCCGGAGCGCGAAGCCGAGGGCCAGCTCAAGGCTATAGAAGGACGCAAGTTCGACTGGGTGCTTCTCTTCGGCCTCGGCTGCGGATACCTGCTGCGCGCGCTTCTTCGCAGCGGACACAGGAAGATAATCGTCTACGAGCCGAGCATGGAGATACTCAAGGGTGTGCTCGAGAAGGCGGACCTCCGAAAGGAGTTCTCCGAGGAGAAGGTCTTCCTCTGCACCGACTTCGGCCGTCTCGCCGAGACGATACGCGGCCATGTGGACGGCATGGACGACCTCCTCGGCTATCACCTGCCGCCCTACAAGCAGGTCTTCAGGGCCGAGCTCGCCGAGTACCTCAAGCGCGTGGAGAACGCCCAGATAACGCTCAAGGTCGGCATCGTCACCGAGATATCGTCGAGGCTCGACTGGGTGGAGAACTACTTCTCCAACATCGGGAACTTCGTCAGGTACCCGCCGGTCAACGCCCTGGAGGGCAGGCTCAAGGGCGTGCCCTGCGTCGTGGTAGGCGCAGGCCCCTCGCTCGCAAAGAACGTCGATCTGCTCGGGGAGCTGCGGGACAGGGTCCTCATCATCGCGGCCGTGACGGCCTACAGGGTCCTCGTAAACCACGGCGTGGTGCCCCATTTCGTCATAGCCGCCGAGAAGTACGACATGCCCGAGTACTTCACCGGCGGCGTCACGGACGAACAGATAAGGCTCATCCTCGGCGAGGTCACCCACCCCAACATGTTCGCCAGGGCGGCGAAGGGCAAGTTCGTCTACTTCAACCCCTACCTCTCGCTCAGCATCCTGCAGGCGGGCTTCTGGGGCTGCGACTACCTGGCCGCAAGCGGCGGCAGCGTCTCCACGGCCGCCACCGACATGGGCGTCATGTTCGGCTGCAACCCCATAATCTTCGTGGGCCAGGACCTCTCCTTCGCCGACGGCAAGACCCACGCCGACGGCGGCGTATACCAGAGCCAGGAAGTGAGCATCGACGGAGAGAAAGGGGAGGTCTCGCTGAGCTGGAACTACCCCACTCTCGAGGGGCGCGACGGCACGTCCCATACGCTCTTGTGGCTCAAGGGCCTGGACGGCCGTCCCGTGCCGAGCAAGTACGACTGGGTGACCTTCCACCAGTGGTTCGAGCACTACATGGCCCACATGGCCAGGGAAAGGCCCGAGGTGAAGATGATAAACGCCACCGAGGGCGGGGCCTACATAGAGGGCATGGACCACATGAAACTCGCCGAGGCGGCCGACCGATACATCGGCGGCGCCGCGGAGATCGAGACGGCCATCGACGAGGCCGGGCGCACAAGACCCCCCATAGACTTCGACGCCCTCGAAGACTCTTTCCGGGAGATGCTCCGTTCGCTCCGGGTCATAGACAGGCTCGCCCGCTCCATAGGCGACGAGGCGGCCGCGGCGGAGAAGAAGCTCAACGCCTCGGGGCTCACCCTCGATCTTCGCGGAAACGTGACGGCCATGAAGAAATTCGAGAAGAGACTGCTCAAGAGGGCCTCGAGGCTGCCCTTCATGTGGGAGGCCCTTGCGGCCTACACCTACAAGCTCAAGGAGTTTCTCAGGGCCGAGCGCGACGATGACGAGCTCGAGGACTTCAGGAAAAACCTCGAGGCCACGGCCCTCTCCTACGGCGAGGTCTCCGGCGTGTGCGAGCGCTTCATCCCGAGAGTCGAAGAGGCCGTCGCAATAATCGACAGGGCCCGCAGGGAAGCGGCGGCGCAAGGTTGAGGACGCCCCGAGTTGTTGCGCCGGGGGGAACCTTCTTACGCGGTCTCCGGGATGCCGGGCCGCCGGGGCGCGAGGGGGATGCGCGGTGAGCGGTGAAGTGCTGAAGAGAAATCTCGAGATCCTGCGCGGCCGCTGGGGCGCGGGCGCCGCGGCGGTCCTTGAAGACGGCGGCGGCGGGGGGGGAGGGGACGGCCGGCGGTTGACCGTCGAGCGGGCGAGGAGCGGGGCCCTGACGCTGCGCTGGGACGGGCTCTATCTCCACAGCCGTTACGACCCGGTGCTCGAAGCGCGCCGCTTCGCGGAGCGCCTCGAACCCGCCGCCGTCGCCTTCCTCTTCGGCTGGGGGGCGGACTACTTCATCGAGGCCGTCATCCAGAGGCTCGCCGGGGCAAAAAGACTTTACATCTTTCCCACAAATGTCATACTATTTCGTCAGACCCTCGAGCTCTTCGACTACAGTGCGATCTTCGGGGACGAGCGGGTGGAGCTCATCCTCGGCGGCGCGGCCGCCCTTGCGCGGGCCTTGAAGGAAGAGGCCCCCTTTAGCCCCCTCGTCATACGCCACCCGCCGTCGCTCAAGGCCGCGTCGGCCGAGCTTGCGCCGCTGCGGGACCTCCTCGAAGAGGGCCTTTACAGCGACTTTCTGACGCGCCGCTGGCAAGAGATGGACGGCGAGATGAGGCGGCTCGTGGCCGGCAACTGGCGGCGCTACTCGACCCTTGAGGGCGTGGCCGCCCTCTTCGGCACGGAGCAGGGGGGGCGGGCCTTCGTGCTCGGCGCCGGTCCTTCGCTCAGCACCGACATCGAAGGGCTCAGGGCCGGCTGGGACGAGGCGGTCACCATCGTCGTCGACGCCGCCTGCGGGGCGGTAGTGGCGGCGGGGCTGGAGCCCGACTTCGTCGTCGCCGTCGACCCCCATCCCGACATAGCGGAGCTTCTCGGCGCGGGCGAATCGAAGGGCACCCTCGTCTTCGCCCCCACCGTGGTGAGCGAGGCCGTAGATAGATGGAAGGGGCCGAAGGTTCTGGCCTTCCTCTCCACAATGAAAGGGCTCGAAGCCGCGATGGAGGAGAAAGGGGTGCTCTTCTCCGGCGGCTCGGTCATCCATCCGGCCGTCGACCTCGCCGTAAGACTCGGTTGCGCCGAGGTGGTCCTTGCGGGCTGCGACTTCGCCTTCACCGACGGCTTCAGCCACGTGGAGGGGATGCCCTTCAGGGAGCGGATGGAGAACGGCTCGCTCCAGCGCCGCATAAAGGGGGCCGGCGGGGAGATGCTGGCCACGTCGAAGAACCTTATCGCCTATCTCAGGGAGCTTGAGCGCTACATAGCGGCCCACGGCGGGGTGTCGTGGACGAACTTCACGGCCCGGGGGGCCGTGATAGCCGGTGCGGCGAGAGCGCCGCTGCCGCAGTCCGGGGGGTGAGCTCATGACAATCGTCTACCTCGACGACGACAGGCTGGACATCGAAGAAAAGGACGGCCCCTCGACCGTCGGTGAGCTCATCGACGCCCTGGCAAGGGAGGTGGCCCCTCACAAGATGGTCGTAACCGGTGTGGTGGCCGACGGAGAACGCCGCGACGACTGGACCGCCGAGAGGTTCCGGTCCGCGGCGATGGCCGATTTCGGTGAGATACGGATACTGACCGACTCCGTCGAGTCCATCGCGCTCCACGGCGTCGCCACCTGCATCGAATACCTCGAGGTCATAACGGGGCTCATCGGCGAGGTTGTCGAGCGCCTGCGCTCCGGCGAGGAAGAGGAGGCGCTCACGGGGCTTTCGAAGGTCTTTGTTGACATAAACGAACTCGTACGCACCATCGAGGCCCTCGACAAGGTGAGGACCTACGACATAAGGCCCTTCCAGGGAGAGCCGAGCAGCCTCTACGGCTCCCTGGAGGCTCTTCTCCAGGAGCTTCGCTCGGCCCAGCAATCGGGCGACATGGTCCTCATGGCCGACCTCCTGGAGTACGAGATATCGCCGCTTCTGGACAAGCTGGAAGAGGCCCTGAGAGCCCCCGGCGGATGAGCCGCCGTTACGCTCCTCCCCCCCTTCATTTGCCGTATCATCCCATCCTGCCCCCACAGACCACCGATAACCCTCTGGTTGCGTTTTTTACGGAATAATCCCCCGGAAGGTGCCCCGGCTTCTAAAGTTTTCATTTTCGCCTCCGATAATGTAGTTAAGGACTGAAGGCCCGCGAGGCGAATAGAGAGGACGCGGTCGGAAAGGGGGTGAGGAGTTCCTGACCGAAGCCTCTGGGCCGGGGCGAAGACGGCAAGGAAGCCGGGTTTCAAGCTAAGGAGGGTTGGAAATGTCTGTAGTCATCAATACCAACATAGCGTCTCTTATCGCGCAGAAGAATCTTGCGCAGGCCAACGCCCAGCTCAGGGTGAGTGTGGCGCGGCTGTCGTCGGGCTACCGTGTGAACAGCTCGGCCGACGACGCGGCCGGTCTCGCCAGGGCCGACCAGCTCCGCAGCCAGGCGCGCATGATCCAGGTGGCCATGCGCAACATCAACGACGGCGTGAGCGCCATGGAGATAAGCGACAAGGCCGCCGAGCAGATAACGAACATCCTTGCCAGGATGGGCGAGCTCGCGGCGAGCGCGGCCCAGGGCACGCTCGATTCGGCGACAAGAGACTACTACAAGGACGAGTACGACAAGCTCGTCTCCGAGATCGAGAGGATCGCCGCCACCACCGAGTTCGGCGGCAAGAAGCTGCTCAACGGCGGCTCGCTGACCTCGCTCACGCTCTACATAGGCTTCAAGAGCTCGAGCAACGACCAGCTCAGCGTAAGCCTCCAGGCGCTCACGGCTACCTCCTCGCTTGCTCTCACCAGCGGGATCATAACCGGCGTATCGGGGGCGCTCTCGGCCATGGAGGCGATCAGCGCCGCGCTCAAGACGGTGAACGACGCGCGCGCTGTATTCGGCGCCACGACCAACAGGCTCCAGGCGGCGCTTGCGAACCTGCAGGTCTCGTTCACCAACTTCCAGGCCGCCGAGTCGCGCATAAGGGACGCCGACTTCGCCTACGAGACGGCGGTCTTCACCAGGAACCAGATACTCGTCCAGGCGGGAACCTCGGTGCTCTCACAGGCGAACTTCCTCCCCCAGGCAGCCTTGAGCCTGCTCGGAGGATAAACCCTCTGTTTCACAAGCAAGAAGCCCCCGGCGGGGCTTCCTTCCGGTAGGTAGGTAAGGCTCCCCGGTCGCTCTCGATGGTGGACCGGGGCGGATAAAGGCAAGGATGCCGGTCTTCAAGACTAAGGAGGGTATGAGATGTCAGTCGTAATAAACACCAACATAGCGTCGCTTATCGCGCAGAAGAACCTTGCGACGGCCAACGCCCAGCTCAGGGTGAGTGTGGCGCGGCTGTCGTCGGGCTACCGCGTGAACAGCTCGGCTGACGACGCGGCCGGCCTGGCAAGGGCCGACCAGCTCCGCAGCCAGGCGCGCATGATCCAGGTGGCCATGCGCAACGTAAACGACGGCGTGAGCGCCATGGAGATAAGCGACAAGGCCGCCGAGCAGATAACGAACATCCTCACCAGGATGGGCGAGCTCGCGGCCAGCGCGGCCCAGGGCACGCTCGACACGACCACCCGCAGCTACTACAGCAACGAGTACGACAAACTCATCGACGAGATCGACAGGATCGCCGCCACCACCGAGTTCGGCGGCAAGAAGCTGCTCGACGGCTCGCTGACCTCGCTCACGCTCTACATAGGCTTCAAGAGCTCGAGCAACGACCAGCTC encodes the following:
- a CDS encoding flagellin FliC, which encodes MSVVINTNIASLIAQKNLAQANAQLRVSVARLSSGYRVNSSADDAAGLARADQLRSQARMIQVAMRNINDGVSAMEISDKAAEQITNILARMGELAASAAQGTLDSATRDYYKDEYDKLVSEIERIAATTEFGGKKLLNGGSLTSLTLYIGFKSSSNDQLSVSLQALTATSSLALTSGIITGVSGALSAMEAISAALKTVNDARAVFGATTNRLQAALANLQVSFTNFQAAESRIRDADFAYETAVFTRNQILVQAGTSVLSQANFLPQAALSLLGG
- a CDS encoding ATP-grasp domain-containing protein, whose protein sequence is MAETLLIVGAGVEQVRAYRLAKEMGLRVVGTDMDPGAPAFEYADERIIASTRDVDETLREVRRYASSHPVDGVMTLANDVPLTVAAVAAELGLPGIPVESAALAADKAAMKRRFEEAGVATPEFMEPGSAADLDAAARRLGLPFVLKPADGRGARGVLLVGDDTDREWAWRTSLSFSQGGRLMAERFVRGRQISTESVVLGGRCLTPAFSDRNYEYLERYAPFVIENGGTMPALLTDGERRRIGDLVEGAARALGVDDCTVKGDIVLDEERGGEPLVIELALRLSGGYFATDQIPESVGVDLVALSIRLALGRKDGIGEDECLPRFERGAAIRFFFPPPGRIVSMEGADGLSTMAGVRLWGIYRRAGDVQPPIRSHADRAGFVLAGGATRREAVRNVERAMESVKFRVEPLKEDERGC
- a CDS encoding DUF115 domain-containing protein; amino-acid sequence: MSGEVLKRNLEILRGRWGAGAAAVLEDGGGGGGGDGRRLTVERARSGALTLRWDGLYLHSRYDPVLEARRFAERLEPAAVAFLFGWGADYFIEAVIQRLAGAKRLYIFPTNVILFRQTLELFDYSAIFGDERVELILGGAAALARALKEEAPFSPLVIRHPPSLKAASAELAPLRDLLEEGLYSDFLTRRWQEMDGEMRRLVAGNWRRYSTLEGVAALFGTEQGGRAFVLGAGPSLSTDIEGLRAGWDEAVTIVVDAACGAVVAAGLEPDFVVAVDPHPDIAELLGAGESKGTLVFAPTVVSEAVDRWKGPKVLAFLSTMKGLEAAMEEKGVLFSGGSVIHPAVDLAVRLGCAEVVLAGCDFAFTDGFSHVEGMPFRERMENGSLQRRIKGAGGEMLATSKNLIAYLRELERYIAAHGGVSWTNFTARGAVIAGAARAPLPQSGG
- a CDS encoding 3-oxoacyl-ACP reductase FabG: MNRRFGGRTALVTGASRGIGRAIALRLAAEGAKVAVCYRSDEAAALRVLDEVRGLGAEGIAVRLSVRERPVIREALAATVSALGEIDVLVNNAGVNRPEDFDRISDEDWDEVVGTNLTGAFKVTQEALPKMRDGAAVVNISSVSGQYGGPRTTHYCVSKAGLIALTQNLAIFCAPRGIRVNAVAPGLIATEMASAAKGLGVEEKILLRRMGTTGEVAAAVAFLASDDASYITGHTLNVNGGLHLG
- a CDS encoding flagellin FliC; the protein is MSVVINTNIASLIAQKNLATANAQLRVSVARLSSGYRVNSSADDAAGLARADQLRSQARMIQVAMRNVNDGVSAMEISDKAAEQITNILTRMGELAASAAQGTLDTTTRSYYSNEYDKLIDEIDRIAATTEFGGKKLLDGSLTSLTLYIGFKSSSNDQLSVSLQNLTIATSGSSSSGLALTKAALSSVAAALSAMGYLSTALKTVNDARAVFGATTNRLNAALANLQVSFTNFQAAESRIRDADFAYETAVFTKNQILVQAGTSVLAQANFLPQAALSLLGG
- a CDS encoding DUF115 domain-containing protein, which translates into the protein MTDGDMLEKNLEVIGKKDYGLAMALRRPELNGVEIEEARSGAFTFRYEGRWFHSRYDPEREAEGQLKAIEGRKFDWVLLFGLGCGYLLRALLRSGHRKIIVYEPSMEILKGVLEKADLRKEFSEEKVFLCTDFGRLAETIRGHVDGMDDLLGYHLPPYKQVFRAELAEYLKRVENAQITLKVGIVTEISSRLDWVENYFSNIGNFVRYPPVNALEGRLKGVPCVVVGAGPSLAKNVDLLGELRDRVLIIAAVTAYRVLVNHGVVPHFVIAAEKYDMPEYFTGGVTDEQIRLILGEVTHPNMFARAAKGKFVYFNPYLSLSILQAGFWGCDYLAASGGSVSTAATDMGVMFGCNPIIFVGQDLSFADGKTHADGGVYQSQEVSIDGEKGEVSLSWNYPTLEGRDGTSHTLLWLKGLDGRPVPSKYDWVTFHQWFEHYMAHMARERPEVKMINATEGGAYIEGMDHMKLAEAADRYIGGAAEIETAIDEAGRTRPPIDFDALEDSFREMLRSLRVIDRLARSIGDEAAAAEKKLNASGLTLDLRGNVTAMKKFEKRLLKRASRLPFMWEALAAYTYKLKEFLRAERDDDELEDFRKNLEATALSYGEVSGVCERFIPRVEEAVAIIDRARREAAAQG